Genomic window (Flavobacteriales bacterium):
ACAGATCATGAAAGCCGATGTACATGTTGTTCTCATGGTCTATCACCAATGGCTGGTCCCTCACATTCCATATATCCGGCGAAATTTGAAGTCCCATATTGAAATTATCCGAGTTACCTGAATTCCCCCATGGTGGCTGAGGCTGCGACACATTCCAAGTTTGCCCACCGTCATTCGTTTTTCCCAAATAGTTCCCACCATTTAGTGTTGAAGGAAGCCCCCAGCCGATTTTCTCACCGATTGCATTCAAGGGATTTTCTCGATCAATGGCCATTCTGTATGCATCTCCCACTATCAAGTTTATCCAACTACCATTCTCATGCGTGGAGAACCCATTGTCCTGTGCCCCGGCCACGATTCTCTCCGGCACTTTTTCCGAGCCGGCAAGTCCGTAGAATTGGCCGACCGCCAAGCCGCTGCCATTGACGTTCCTCCAATGCACCTTATTATTTGGTGGCGGATCTGTGGAGGTCGAATAAAGTACCCCACCGTCCGTTCCAGCCAGCAGTATGTCATTCAATCCATCGGAACTGGCTTGGAACAATTGCAGGGCACGTATATCCGCATGTGTGGAAGTTCCATTATAGGTGCCATTGTATTCTGTTATCTTGAAGAAACTTGTGCCACCATTTGTCGATTTATAGACTTTGCGGCCAATCGACTCCCCATCGTTTTTACCATCTGCCGTATACATTATATTCGTATTTTCATCGGACACAATAAATAGTGGTCCATAATTATTTGTCACAGTATGTAAAAACCAAGTTATTCCGCCATCTGTTGACTGATCGATCCTGGAATCCACACTTGACCTGTAAAGGGCATATAACATGCTATTTGTTGCAGCTAGATAAACAGGATAGCGATTATGTGGGTGATGGAACAAAGAAGCGCTTAGATTCTCGGTTAGCTGGGACCACGTAGAGGTGCTATTGACCCAGCGCCAAAGCCCCCCTTTGAAAAGATCATCATTATCATCAAACCGAGTCGTGGTAACAACGATATTACCTGGGTCCAGCGGGTCTATCACAAGGTTCGCAATATCCAGGGCATCGTTAGCAATTGCAGCGTTCAGCCCCATCGAAGGCCATGTATCCCCTCCGTCCGTGGTTTTGAAAACTTCCTTACCGGTGAAAGCATATATCGTATTGTGGTCCACCGGTGACATCACCAACTTTTTCACGGCAGTGATCTCATTGACAAAGGGGTTGTAATTCACCCCGGTAAAATCCCAAGTCGGGAGCGGGTCCATACCGTTGGAGGTTTTCAATACGCCTACGCCGAAGCCTACATTGCCGGTGTAAAAGCCTGTTGCAATGTAGATGATGTCCGAATTGGATGGGTCTATCAAGATATCGCCAATCCCAAGCCCAGGAAGGTGGGATTGATCGGTGATGTTCTGCCAAACGGGGTCTGCTGCATCAATATCGTTGGTCCTCCATAGCCCACCATTGGGGGCACCGGCATAGACCACGGAAGCGTTGTTGGGATCCCTTGCCACCGCATTGATCCAGCCCATTTCTTGGCGCTCCAGTTGAACGGGACCCAGCAAGCCCCAGCTCGCCGGATAGGAGGATGGACTGGTACATGGCTTCGTTTGGACCAGCGATTTCATAACATCCACATAGTGGCTGAACTTGCCTGTCTTGGCTCCGTCCATCGCGTCGCCCATCCGGCTGCTCCAGAACCATTTCCAGCGTGCGAACAGAACGCCGGCACTCTCCTCGGAGGTATCCGTTGGCGC
Coding sequences:
- a CDS encoding T9SS type A sorting domain-containing protein, producing the protein MKISGVLVAFVVFGQFPCQAQEAQDYMKRIGNPQANYYNIVAEVDSALKAAPTDTSEESAGVLFARWKWFWSSRMGDAMDGAKTGKFSHYVDVMKSLVQTKPCTSPSSYPASWGLLGPVQLERQEMGWINAVARDPNNASVVYAGAPNGGLWRTNDIDAADPVWQNITDQSHLPGLGIGDILIDPSNSDIIYIATGFYTGNVGFGVGVLKTSNGMDPLPTWDFTGVNYNPFVNEITAVKKLVMSPVDHNTIYAFTGKEVFKTTDGGDTWPSMGLNAAIANDALDIANLVIDPLDPGNIVVTTTRFDDNDDLFKGGLWRWVNSTSTWSQLTENLSASLFHHPHNRYPVYLAATNSMLYALYRSSVDSRIDQSTDGGITWFLHTVTNNYGPLFIVSDENTNIMYTADGKNDGESIGRKVYKSTNGGTSFFKITEYNGTYNGTSTHADIRALQLFQASSDGLNDILLAGTDGGVLYSTSTDPPPNNKVHWRNVNGSGLAVGQFYGLAGSEKVPERIVAGAQDNGFSTHENGSWINLIVGDAYRMAIDRENPLNAIGEKIGWGLPSTLNGGNYLGKTNDGGQTWNVSQPQPPWGNSGNSDNFNMGLQISPDIWNVRDQPLVIDHENNMYIGFHDLFRYNPSSNSWTPLSDFTAQGVGAGSGCSAFAISPSDPDVIYFGFENPTWDVDNLIKKKIWKTLDGGASWADITNDLPVNWYAISGIVVDPAHVDRVWVSFGAVGSYGNLAEPYNGSSRVYYTSDGGATWTDYSLGLTPLPINTIVYETGSTDGLYVGTDVGVFYTNRSLYNSDNITDPQNTGWVCFNDEFPACIVTGLEINYASNKLRASTYGRGIWESSLACPLNTDLYFTTANAAGLSSTFQEASNNVSIVADAGDIGLSDFTGRAGNAVHVSANGNSRVHLVPGSHLFIHPCDGPDNSFHPKMEITSTGGGLGEEAEHERDTGVKVYPNPNEGKMTIELEQAERTDISQIRFVDTLGKIAFTGSMKGRVQTIDVNGLRGIYTLIVSHGKEQHLAKVVIN